The Cylindrospermum stagnale PCC 7417 genome segment GATGGCAAAGCCTACCAAGTCCTTTACAAATCTGATGCACCTACAGCCAAGGAATTTCTACAAACTTATTATCCTGAGGGAATTGTACCTCTAAAATCAGAGTGCGGGATTAATTACAATTCTTTGCAACAGCTACTTGCCCTCCAAGACTTCCAAGCGGCTGATCTAGTTACCATTCAAAAAATGTGTGAAGTAGCAGGCCCCCAGGCAGTACAAAGAAAATGGTTGTATTTTACTGAGGCAGAAAATTTCCCTACTCAGGACTTGCAAACGATTAACAATCTGTGGTTAGTCCACTCAGAAGGCAAGTTTGGCTTTTCAGTACAACGAGAAATTTGGTTGAGTTTGGCGAAAAATTGGGACAATTTCTGGCCGAAAATCGGCTGGAAGAGTGGTAATAACTGGACAAGATATCCCCACGAATTCACCTGGGATTTAAGCGCCCCCAGAGGTCATCTACCCCTCTCAAATCAACTGCGTGGGGTACGGGTGATGGCTGCTTTACTAGGTCATCCAGCTTGGAATTAGCTATTAATTAGTAGTCATTAGTCCTTATTTATCAAGGACAAATGACAAATCAAAAAGGACAAAATTGAATAATGGCAAGAGTTATTCTAGAAAACATTAAGCGTAGATTTAACAACGTCACTGCTATTGAGGACATTAGCTTTGAAATTCCTGACGGCGAGTTTTGGGTATTGGTTGGACCTTCTGGTTGTGGTAAGTCTACGATTTTGCGAACTATCGCTGGTTTGGAAACTGCCACATCTGGCAAATTGTTTATAGGCGATCGCTTAGTGAACGATGTCCCAGCCAGACAAAGGGATGTGGCGATGGTGTTCCAGAACTATGCCCTTTATCCTCACATGACGGTGGCGGAAAACATCGGCTTTGGCATGCAGATGCGAAAAGTTGACTCCAAGACTATTCAGGAACGGGTGGTGACCGTTGCGCGATCGCTTTCTCTTGAACACCTTTTAGACCGCAAACCCAAGCAGCTCTCAGGGGGACAGCAACAACGGGTAGCATTGGGAAGAGCTATCGCCCGTCAACCACAACTTTTTTTACTTGATGAACCTTTGTCTAATTTAGATGCCCAATTGCGCGATGATACCAGGGCTGAATTAAAACAGTTACATCAATCGTTGGGGATTACGACTATCTATGTAACCCATGATCAAGTTGAGGCGATGACCTTGGCCGATAAAATTGTGGTACTAAACCGGGGACGAATTCAACAAATTGGCGAACCCCAAGGTATTTACGCCCGTCCCGCTAACTTGATGGTAGCGACTTTTTTGGGCAATCCCCCGATGAATATTTTGCCAGCAGTCTATAAGAGTAATGGTTTTGATGT includes the following:
- a CDS encoding GUN4 domain-containing protein produces the protein MTDPMIVSGTANDIDSLRKSLNAGSEKVQQQIIPQLADLGNEGEYVLREFLLKRRDTPATWIDGKAYQVLYKSDAPTAKEFLQTYYPEGIVPLKSECGINYNSLQQLLALQDFQAADLVTIQKMCEVAGPQAVQRKWLYFTEAENFPTQDLQTINNLWLVHSEGKFGFSVQREIWLSLAKNWDNFWPKIGWKSGNNWTRYPHEFTWDLSAPRGHLPLSNQLRGVRVMAALLGHPAWN
- a CDS encoding ABC transporter ATP-binding protein: MARVILENIKRRFNNVTAIEDISFEIPDGEFWVLVGPSGCGKSTILRTIAGLETATSGKLFIGDRLVNDVPARQRDVAMVFQNYALYPHMTVAENIGFGMQMRKVDSKTIQERVVTVARSLSLEHLLDRKPKQLSGGQQQRVALGRAIARQPQLFLLDEPLSNLDAQLRDDTRAELKQLHQSLGITTIYVTHDQVEAMTLADKIVVLNRGRIQQIGEPQGIYARPANLMVATFLGNPPMNILPAVYKSNGFDVSGQLLTVPSDVLESLKLPQGQSFDLGIRPEHIYINEPQRRREHREEEGGELVVEVKVVEPLGRETLIRASLLGSSVLLNVQVGGGVRLRPGERLSLQLDLNQLFVFDSSTGETLYPLK